A genome region from Manihot esculenta cultivar AM560-2 chromosome 5, M.esculenta_v8, whole genome shotgun sequence includes the following:
- the LOC110614955 gene encoding pentatricopeptide repeat-containing protein At1g33350 translates to MLVPFSRFLKCTGNPAPAPCFFRKCFNAWASQIKNASSPYKALDLYFQMHRRSVPFDSFSILFTLKSCTRLQSLVIIRHLHSHIIKLGFITHVYVATSLLHAYVVTSFSNARVLFDEMPERNTVTWNTMITAYSRSGNIKKARGIFEEMPLRNAASLSAMIRAYFDRGYWDQGLSLFREMISSGEIKPDEVTVGTVLSCCINLGSLALLVGESVHGFTVKNGWELNVEIGTILVDMYAKCGHMKNSFRLFDLMPERNVMSWTALICGASQNGFSQEALILFKMMQETNVRPNELTFTGILNACAHSGLIEEGRKYFKMIEEYGLEHRIQHYGCMVDLLGKAGLLEEAYEVIKKMKLDTNAFIWGSFLSACKEHKQFDMAEIVIEPILSAIKPENDGGIYTLICDLYALNEKWDDAERVRKLMLNQNVRKARGSSFIRN, encoded by the coding sequence ATGCTGGTTCCTTTCTCACGATTCCTGAAATGCACAGGAAATCCAGCCCCAGCTCCATGCTTCTTCAGAAAATGCTTTAACGCATGGGCTTCACAAATCAAGAATGCCTCCTCCCCCTACAAAGCTTTGGACCTCTACTTCCAAATGCACCGCCGCTCCGTCCCTTTTGATAGCTTCTCTATTCTCTTCACACTCAAATCATGCACCCGTTTGCAGAGCCTCGTCATCATTCGTCATCTCCATTCTCATATAATCAAATTGGGATTCATCACTCACGTATACGTTGCCACTTCTCTACTCCATGCTTATGTTGTTACATCATTTAGTAATGCTCGTGTATTGTTCGACGAAATGCCTGAGAGAAACACTGTTACGTGGAATACAATGATTACAGCGTATTCAAGGTCAGGGAATATAAAAAAAGCACGGGGCATTTTTGAGGAAATGCCGTTGAGGAATGCGGCTTCTTTGTCTGCCATGATTAGGGCCTACTTTGACCGTGGCTATTGGGATCAAGGGCTATCGTTATTTCGAGAAATGATATCAAGTGGGGAAATAAAACCAGACGAAGTGACCGTGGGAACTGTTTTATCATGTTGCATAAACTTAGGCTCTCTTGCATTGCTAGTTGGGGAGTCGGTTCATGGCTTTACTGTGAAGAATGGGTGGGAGCTGAATGTGGAAATTGGCACAATTCTGGTTGACATGTATGCTAAGTGCGGTCATATGAAGAATTCTTTCAGACTTTTTGATTTGATGCCAGAAAGGAATGTCATGTCTTGGACTGCGTTGATATGTGGGGCATCACAAAATGGCTTTAGTCAGGAAGCGTTGATCTTGTTTAAGATGATGCAAGAGACAAACGTTAGACCTAATGAGCTGACTTTCACTGGCATTCTTAATGCGTGTGCTCATTCGGGGCTAATTGAAGAAGGCAGAAAATATTTCAAGATGATTGAAGAGTATGGTTTGGAGCACAGAATTCAGCATTATGGATGCATGGTTGATCTGCTTGGCAAGGCAGGGTTGTTAGAAGAAGCTTATGAGGTTATTAAGAAAATGAAACTTGATACTAATGCTTTTATCTGGGGCTCCTTTTTATCAGCCTGCAAGGAGCATAAGCAGTTTGACATGGCTGAAATAGTGATTGAACCCATCTTGAGTGCAATAAAGCCAGAGAATGATGGAGGCATTTATACTCTTATTTGTGATTTGTATGCTTTAAATGAGAAATGGGATGATGCAGAGAGA